Within Lagopus muta isolate bLagMut1 chromosome 1, bLagMut1 primary, whole genome shotgun sequence, the genomic segment TACTTCCAGGTTACAGGCCCTTCTGCTACACACTTCAGGACTCCTTCCCCTAAGAGCCCTTTGCCAGTGGCTGCACATGCAGCGTGCAAGGGTGAGAAGGTGAGGACACAAGTCTGATTATGAAGGAACTGAGACAAAATTATCTTGTTTCTTTTGGTCTTTAGACCAAAACATAACATCCAGGATTGCTGTATCAGGAGACTGAGTTAATTTTCTATGATGCAGTGCTGAAGAGACAATGAATTTCTTTGGTAAATGTtaaatttcatttgcatttttgctgcctgcctgcttttgtttgtttgttttgtttttttttccccctccttatTCTCCTGATTGACTATACAACAGCCATTGTTCAGGGTACCTTGTTACTAGATACCATCCACGAGGAAAATTGATCAGACTTAGTTCTTCTTGTTCCTCCTAAAAATCTTCCAAGGCACCAGATCTTTATCTATATGGACCTGCAGGGATTAAGTATTCTAGCAGTCTGCAATACAAATCTGAGAGGCTGCGACAAGAATGAATCGCAGCTGTTCAAATTATTGACCGCTTTGCTGACAGACTATTTGGTTAATACAGAGATCCACAATGTTCTGGAGATACAAATAGTCCTGTTCCTGGAGTCATTAAAGTTACTCAATATTTCTAATCAAAAccttttcttactctttttggCTCTTTCATGAAGCAACTGGTTTCACTTAAGCTGAGCATTATTAAGCCTCACTTTGTTGTAAAGTACTTCAAAATTGTTATATAAATTGCCTTACACTCTTTAATTAAAGAGAAGGATATGGCTGTTATATAAAAATCGTATCTCCTATATCCTGTCACAAGACTAAACCAGAAGCCcctaaaagcattttgtttgcaGTTACCATGGTGGATGGAGCTGATTTTAAGGAAGAGGTGTTCTTCACTATTACCAGTTTGGTCAAGAGACTACTCGGGAATCCCAGCTTACTCTCCAAGCCAAGGCTGTGTATGTGTCAAAACACTATTCCACTGaggtagaaagaaaaacaccGTCTGGCTTTCCTGTCACTGCTGATATGAAAGACAGAACAGTATACCTTTtccaaaaatataaatgataaaCCTTAGCAAAGTGCACAAACGAATCTTTAACCTCATTAACTACTGCTgtaaaattgaaaaacaaaaaggagagggAATTTTGTATACTCATGTGGCATCATGACCAGTAGAAGTAAAAACTCTTCCAACAAAAAACTAGTTCGTGAATTGAGaagtttgctttcttcctgtttatgctttctttaaaaactcaAGGTTAATGGAGAAGTACATCTCTCAGGTTTCCAGAAGAATCCTGATCTGCAGTGAGGTTACTACTGTTGTTACTGCTGAGGTGTGATATGTTTTAGCATAAACACTTCTATGAGTTAAAGTACCAGTGTAGCAGTGTTGGATGAGGTATGAGCTAATAAACCTCACAGTAAGGCTTCCTCAAGGTTCTGACATCCTGAGACATGCCAGGACAGGTGTCCAGTGCCACACTGGAACTGGTTCTCTGTCCAGGAACAGAGGCAGAGAGTTATCTGGaatctctttctgcttttctgttacattttcaaGCATCCATCACATACATCCTGGCTATTCCTCACGAGGAAGGTGATTGTTCTGCCTTGTGAaacccatctggagtactgcatccatgaggccctcagcacaagaaagatgtagagctgttggagcaggtcccaAGGAGGCCACGAATATGCTCAGACTCtcctcctatgaagaaaggttgagggagttagacttgttttgtttggagATGAGAATGCTCCAGGGacacctcattgcagccttccagtactcaGCAGGAGCTTATGAACAGGAAGGACAGCAATTCTCTGATGGTCtaatagcaataggacaagggggagtggctttaaagtgaaataagagaaaattagatgttaggaagaaattctttactcagagggtggtgaggcactggcacaggctgcccagcaaagctgtggatgccccatccctggagctgtttgAGGACTGGTcggatgggaccctgggcagcctgagctggtgggtggcaagcAGCAGGTGGGTTAGAGTTCAGTGATctttgagatctcttccaacctaagccatccTATGTCTGACACAGGTAATTTTAAAGGAAGATAGGTTGAGTAGGTTCAAGGCACAATATCATCCACTGCTATCCCCCACCCAGCCTCGCATATTGATAGTTGAGTTACCATTCTCCTCACCAGAGTTCACCATTTCAATTACACCCTGTTGCTAACATGGTGATGTAATTTCACGCAGGATCTGACTGTACCCCACAGAAGGCCTGCACAGCTCACAGAGGGAAGCTAAACAGCCTACTGAAGACTAGTGGTTCTCAGCCTTTATTGATCTACAGATGCCTGCATATTTTCCCTTGGAAATGTAAACACCTGCCTAAAATGTAAGCCTCTGGTTTTTCAGTTACCTTACAGACCTCTTAAATGTTGTCCACGGACCACAAGGTGAAGGTCAGTACTTGAGAGCGATCATTATGCACACCCAGCAGGTAGCCTACAATTTCAAAGTCTCTCACTTAGTTCCCTTTTTTTGCCATACAGGTACACATTCAACTCTTCTTGGAGGTCCCTGCTCTGTATTTCCTCTGCAGGAAAGACTAGttccccacccccaccccccctctcACTCCATTCTCACAAACATCAGTTGATCTGGAGCACTTTCCCCACGCGTGGTTAATCAGCCTTGCATATGAAAGACGATGCCAAATGCCCCAAACTATAGCTGCATCCACAATCCAAAAACATATCCTAATTCAGCAGCAAAACTAGGCATAGACTCTAGTTCTTTGGTGTCATGAtttcttgcagtttttttttttttttccattcattacATAGACACTACATGAAATCGAAATGTTTGTTGGACCAAGTCACTACATCTGTTGAGTACTTTGGTGTTCTACTATACAGAAACAAGAAACCATGCACACAAATTTAATCTGTTGTACCTGAAATGACGATTGGACAGGTACCTATCATGTAGTTAGCGAAATGTACAAAAAAATTTCATTCTATGTTCAGAACTGTACTAGTAAACCTGGGCAGCTTTTGGGTACATTACCTGCAAAATCCTAGACAAGATATATATCCTTTTGTTGATataaagatgataaaataaTTGATAAAAATATAGAAGACAAGCAGAATCTCCTAGTTATATTCtatattatgaagaaaattgGATGATGTAGACAAATCTATGAAGTAATGAATTATTACCTATTGCCAATGATAGCTATGAAGACGTTTAGTTCCACCCATAAAACATCCTAGAATTTGCATAGCTATAAACTCACAATCAAGAATTTTGAAAGAATCATCTGGCAAGCAAATGGAAACAATGGcctttcctttcaaaacaaCTTTGGAGTTTGAGTGTGTTCCAGAAAGCCAgtaaatactttcattttaaaagtatttgaaaaataagaggGATCATCTCGGTAGCTTAGAAGCCAGTTGACCTAATGCTGACTTGGCAAAATCAAAGCGTAATCTATTTGGGTTACACTCAGCTAAGAAAGGAAACATAATAGTATTTGATTTAATTGAATGAAAAAGATCTCATTAGAAGAATTGCATGTTCTTTTGTGGCAATGTAAGTTTGGTACTTCAAGATGGTCCAGGATTAATATAGCAAGACTTGCATCTAAGTACAACACAGCCTGGTCcttttgtaaaggaaaagaaaggcaataGCTAAGTGCTACAGGAGGGAGCCAAGCCTTACTGGGAGACACCTACACCAGCTCAATTAAATTCAGTTGTTTGGAAAGATGAATACAGCAGCTCGATCACGGGCATGTAACTCATTAGAAAAGATTTTTGATAGCAGAAGACTTTAATGTACTGAAGAAAGGTGTAATAAGACCTtatgagaaggaaaagaaaataaaaaaagaagagaatggcAGCTTCAATGGCAGTGAAAACCAGCAAAATAAGCGACATGGTTGATCAACCATAGGGCTTTAAATTGTGCAAGTTTAAAATCTTTCTTGAAGATTTAACTGAATTATAGACCAGCAATGCTATCATTAGTCATGGCTGAGATTCCATTACCATGTTGTGGGTGACTTTTCTAAATGATTTCCAGCCTACatgatgtttccttttaaagCAATGAGAATTTGCAGAATCCAGCTAAGAAGTGACAACCGATTCAGGAAAGGACAAGGAGTGCTGCCACATTCCAGCGAAGACTCAAGATGCAAACTAACACACAACTCCAGAATCAATACCAAGTCTTCTTCGGTATACACATAGGGGAACAAATGGATTGgcattaagaagaaaatgcgGAGTTAAAGATTTCAGGAAGCTGAAGAGGAAGGACCACAGGATCTTGCTGGAGAATATCCCATTCCTGCAAGTGGAAGTTAAATATTTGAACTGCTGTCAGCTTGAGAATACAAATCTGACAAAGCCACACTCTGAAACTTGAGGCTTCTCCATAGTGGATAACTGTGTATGGATGTTATGCTTTGCATCCTGCATGTAGCTACTATACTGTTTCGGTTACCCTGAGGCACTCTGAATGTGTTAAGCAGCCTCAGAAATTCAAAGAGAAAGACCTGATAAAAACTCAACTAGGTGACAATGagaatgaagtatttttcattgtttctacCCAGATTCCTGTTGCTGGtgtaaacagaaataagaaattcaactgattgggggggaaaaaaaagtccaggAATAAAGTGGCACTTCTGAAACTCAATGGGAAAGCACCTTAATAAAAGCCAGTTTCCTCCTGTGTGATAGTAAgttacagaaacagcagcaaactgcaCAAACATAAGCAGTACCTTTGAAATTACCAGTAACAAAAGAATTGTACAGCCTTAAATACACAGACATCCCTGTGCTTGGTAATAGATTCCAAGAAGGAAGGATAGAAGACATAAGAAAACAATGCACCAAACAAGGGAAGGTGATCTCAAGCACCtttaacacaaaacaaacaaaacaacaacaaacctcACAACACTGCAAGAAATGTTTTAACTTGCAAGACATTCCCCAAGGTATTCAAGCAGTCAGCCAAATATCCTTcccattttcaaaattaatttccttaaaACTGGACGCTGCACCCAAAACAAGTCGATTTCTCAGAGTTCAACACGATGCATACAAGACATGGCAATGTGAGTGCAAACTGGCAGTTTTATATGTTCGTATTGAACATGGGCCTGTGGAGGAGAGCTACAGGCAGTAATAAACCTATGCATAGTCTGTGCTTCACAAAGCAAATTCCAAGGTGAGCAAACTTGTGAACTGAGttgtctggaagaaaaaaaaaaatgtaaggcaggaaaatgtgaatgaaaactattctttaattaaaatatgattGTATGGCCAAAAACATCCCAATTCCACAAAGCTTTCAGGAAAAGCTTGTTCTGGGTTCAGTGAGAAAGTCTGtgagcaagaaaaaacaactgaaacaaggggggaaaaaaaagacaaaaggccAAAATACAACACATGGAAAAGGGGAAGGCCAGACAAATGAgataaaacaaatattattagatagagaaaaaaaaaaccctcaaaaacTAGTAAGGAAAAATTTGTGGCAAGCAAAACCACCgataaaaggaaaggaattttggagctttcatttgtttttgtttcatgtgtttttgttggttttggttgttgttgttgttgttgttttaataaaaagcagacaaataaaTACTGCTAATATCCATGCTAAGTAAAAATGATTAAACTGctagagaataaagaaaatcagtCAGCAAATACTTCTAATCCCATAGTCAGAAACAGAACGTGGCAGGAGTATGAAAATAGCAACTTCTCTTCAGTACCGTAGTATCAAAGCAAGAAATCAGACAACATCTATTGGGgacatatatttttaagtcaGTAAAGAAACAGTCCTAGAAGAGTGGACTAGCAAGCTCTCTAGCCCAGCAGttccaattttaattaaatgtggGATATTAGAGAAATACTGTAAGACATTCACGACAGTATTCccaaaatgcaaatgaaaggaCTCAGCATCAAAATCAGTCTGAGGCAAAATAATGGAAAACCCGTTAAGAtgaagaatgaatgaatgagtgAAGAATGAATCCTATAACCCAAAGATTTACGAAATACAGGTTTtgtagaggggaaaaaaaaaatgaaaccctGGATTCATTCATTGATGACATCATTATACGTTTGGTTTAACAAAGGGGACTGCATAGGTGCAACATACTTAAATTTTCATAAGGCATTGACCTAGCACCATAAGTCAAAAAGATTTACTGTACATAATCACATACTAAGAGGATTAAGAAATGCCTTCTAGCCTGCAAGTCTCAAAAAGAAGCTAATAAAAAGTTGCACTGAATGATGCTTTTCAAGTTAGTGTAGGTCAGATGGATCTGAAAGTTAAAAAGTAACAACTGATACAGTTTGTGGGTGACAAAAACTGGCAAAAGTGGCTTGTGACCTGGACCACTATAAGCCAGGTCAAACAAAATGGACTTTGAGACCGTCTCACATTAAACAAACAGGAAATAAGAACTCTGACTATatagaaaggggaaaagattACCATAGGAAGCTGAGATTTCTGATGATTTAGAATTGCACCAGATAAGCAGCTAACATGAGCTCCTGTATAATgctggagaaaagagaaaatgcaatcCTCTGCAGACTTAAGGCAAAGGGAAGGGCAACCTTGTGCATGGCACTGGAGATTGAACACTTAattcagaaatgaatgtttttacAGGATTCAGAAAAAATTGACatgatgtgaaaataaaagacaataaTTCACAGGCAGGAGGAAATCCTTTATAGTGGAAGACTGAAGGAGTTCCCTCTACTTAGATTGTAAAAAGTAGATTTTGAGAGATGCTAGTGTTTTAAATACCAGGTCAGAGGAGGAAGCTCGAAGGTTCTCTAAATCAGTAGGATGGATCTGAACTGGAAGCCAAAGGCAACCAAATCCAAGAGAAACCAGACTTAGATATTTAGAGAGCAAGAACACAAAGCCCTTGCAGCGGGTTACCAATGGAAGGGATTTGCTGTATCCCTGTGCCTCAAAATCAAGCCAATACATTCTGTGAACGTGCACTTACAATACACCTTAGCTATCGAGGCTCAGTGCAGAATAAATAGCTTGAAATGTCACCTGTAAAATGTAGGAGTCAGGTATTCTCTTCTAGCCTCATCTGTGAACCTACAAAAAACTTCAGCCACTTGCAGCCAAGCCTGCTGACTAAACACAGAGAAGCAACTCTCTGCCACAGACTACCCAGGTGCAGAGCTCCAACTTTCACTACGCAAACCACAAGGCTGCCTGAAGACAGGGATGCATTACGGTGCTCGGTGCTTGCAGCAGCAAGATGCTCGTGCTGCAGTCTGGTGCGTGGGGAAGGAACACACGGCACAGGGGCAGGGTGCCTGCAGTAGCACCTCTGAGGAGCCTTTTACACCAGTTTATTTCTACACaaggtgattaaaaaaaaaaaagaaaagctccttTTGTTTGTTCGTACAGAAATCTGAAACTATAGGCTTTGAGTGGGTATTTTAAAATCCCAACACATGCTTTTTTCCCTTGCCTTTTCATTTGAGTCAGCCTCCACGATCCAAAGGAACTAAGAAGTGATACACAAGACCATAGTCATgtggaccaaaaaaaaaaaaaaaaaattaaaacaaacaaacaaaccaaaagggaaggagaagagaagacaaagagagagggaaaaacaaacgaagattgaaaataaaaatttgccAGGATAATGCGTTTTATAAACACAGAGATAGAAACAGTTACAGCAAGGACAGAGCGGGCCAGGGGTGGGGAatagatatttatatatatatatatgtatatatatataaattcacGGGGCCTTCAGTTTATTCTTGTTGGCTCCCCGTTCTCTTTAGATTGGTCTCTCTGTGGGGATCTTCATCCCTTTCTCTCCACTGTCCACCTTTTGGGGATTCTCTCCCATGATCAGGGTCCAGAAGAGGCCACCACTGCCATGTGAGTCCAGCCCGTCTTGGCAAGAGGAGCCTGAGAGAGCACTctggtgggagctgagcagagaagcTAGCCTTTCCCTATCACCCGCCGGCTCCTTGAAAGACTGGTctactcctcctcctccttccctttaGGAAACGGGGCAGGACAGGGGGGTGTGAGTCAGAACTGCTGTTGTTCCACCTTGCGAGAAAGGGAGTAGAGAGAAGGGCGATGATTATTTTGGCAGTCTCTCACCCTCCCCTCCattgctttttggtttgttgttgaTGCCTGCAGGCTTTTCTGAGGAGGTGGgggaagcaggagggagagaagtACAAGCTGCTAGGACATCATCCACAACGGGCAGGAAGAGCAACGAGCAGGAACCCACATTCCTATGGGGCCTTGGCCATTACGCTGCTCAGATAGCTGGGAGAGGCAGCAGCCAGTTCCAACAGACTCCTCTCTATTGCTCTCCACTAGGGGAGAAGAAAGAGTGCAATACTCCATAGCCCCCAGGCAGTGCAGGCACCTGTCCAGCCCAGAGAACATGCCTCATCTCTCCCCCACACTGGTCTCACTTTCCACTGGGGAGGTTTCTCCCATCCAGTCCTGGGGGCAGAACAATCGACCCCTCCTCCCTTTCacaagcaggaggaacaggAATGGATATTTCCCTCTTAGACACTCAAGGAaatcctcaaaaaaaaataaaaataaaccatcCAGTTGTGAACCCTGCCACATTCTTCTGTGGCCCACTGAAAGCATGTCCAAGCCCCTGTACATACTAGGACTCCATTCCATTCACCACGCATGTCTCAACACCTCCCCACCCCTTCATACGCATCCTACAGTGAGAGAAGGCAAAACAGAGGCCTTTCTTTGGGTTTTAAAGGAGGGGCTCTTGCATGAGGAAGTgatcccagcacaggaaaggagCTCTTGCACAAGGAAGCATCCTCCTACCAGGCAGGTTGTTGCACAGAAGGAGCACCCCCTTGATAAAGGCTGTTATTCAAGGGGCTGCCATGAACAGGGTTACACAGCCAGAAGAGGCTGTTGCAGGAGGAGAGGCCGGAGACTGTTGCACGAGGAGGGCCACCACACAAGCGGTGCCCCTGGGCGCAGGCTATGCACAAGAGGCTTTCTGCTCCCTGGCTTGAGGTCTCTCTAGGAGCTGGAGAGGTGCTCCACTTGGATGGCGCTGGTGCTGACAGTGAGGCAGATGTCCTTATGATGCTCTGAAGTCTTGTAAGGAGTCAGGTCAAAGGAGCACTGAGGGGGAGGATTGGGTTGGTTAGTGTCTCCAGAAGGGCCCCCTGCTGCCCCACCTCCCTGTggctggaagtgctgctgctgctgagaggcCTGGGCTTGGGCCTGAACCACCTGCTGCTGTGGATCAGGGATGTTGTGTTTCCGCATGTGCTTCATCAGGTACGTCTCCTGCAATGGGAAGAACGGCATGACAGGTGGGGAtgactcagaagaaaaaaaaggaacagggaGGGATACGACAACTCATGGTGCTGCTTCCACAGAACCTACTCCCTGGGGAAGTGTTCCCACTTCTGATAGCTCTCAAGGAGCCAACACTCACCGAGGTGTAGGCCCggctgcagatggagcaggTATAGACCTTGGCATGTTTCACCGTGTGTGTAGCCAGGTGTACCTCCAGCGAGGCAGCATCTGTGTATGCACGGTGGCAGTTGTGGCACTTGAAAGGTTTGTCTTTGTTGTGCTGCCGTCTGTGGGACTGGGGaatggcagcagggcagaggaaagagaaagcaagtgCAGAGAAAGAGGTGAATATTAACACTGGAGATTGCTTTACCTCTAACACTCCCTTCCAACCAGGCTCCAAGTCCCCCAGGACCCACTATGCTGAGCTAGGTACACCCAGCTCCTAGCACAGAACATGGTACTTTCCACTCCAGCCCACTGTGTCTTTCCCACAAATTCTTTATCAGCCCTTCTACACATTTGAAAGCAGTCTCCTAACTCTCCGCAGCATCCATCTTCTCAGTCTCAATGCAATTCTTTCAatcttttcctgcctttcttctctcctgcctCTCTTCACACTGATTCCCCATGTCTATCAACTGTCAAAGCAAGATCTTCCTTAACTGATCACTGACATTTTGCTATTTGGCATTTTTcactcttcccttcctcctcaaTACTGCAACAGGACATATTACTTTTGCTTCCCTAAATCTCTAGTCTTACACTAATTCcattgtaaaacaaacaacaacaaaaatatcagaTAGTGAAATTTTATTCCACTCATAACATTTAGAAAATTTATTGCCCCAGCTATGTTAGAAAACTGCGGAACAGATGGGAAGAATGTTACTAAGGTCTCGCCACATTCTAGTCAAGCTCATAATTTTACAGGATGCAACTGTTTTTGGGACTTATTTGGGTCACTAGTGCCACAAAAGCCATGAATCTCTTCCCTACTCAGCACTTCAATAGTATTTCTGTACTCTTTCACTCTCCTCCCAGCTACCCCAATTTCTCCACCTCCTCCCGCTTGACAGCTGTATTTGCCACCCACACTACTGAGCAGGGCATGCCCAGCCTCTTACCTGCAGGTTGGAAAGCTGCGTGAAAGCCTTTTCACAACCAGGGTGAGCGCATTTGTAGGGTCGGTCCCCAGTGTGGATACTGTCAAGGAGGAAGAGCACAAATGGGAAGCAGTGAACAGACAGGCAAGGTGGACTGCCAGGGCCTGATGCTATGATCAAATCTCACAGCCACTCAGGAGAGCAAGGGTACGGATGatgctgcctccagctgctgttCTATCTGGACAAAGAGAGCTCTACCCAGCTCTTGTGTCCAGCTAGAAGTTAGAAAGTACATGCAGACAAGCCGAGTTCAGAATGTCACTAGGACTGAGGAGTAAGACTTTATGAATGGGTGGCTGGCTTGGCACGTGAGCCACCTAAAAATGGGTGGTTAGGAGTCTGGGGGCCCAGGCTCCCTGCCTCAAGCTCAGGAGAACCAAGAGGAATCCATTCTCCTGCTTCCACAGTATCAAGAAAGTAGCTCTGCTCCTTCTCAGGATACACACTCCAAAAGTTCTCCCCTTATGTTATCAGGGAAATGTGTTCATGCCCCTGTCCCCCTGCAATGCCAGGACAAGCTTCCACACACTCAGTCCAACCCCCGAAGAACCGGGCTGGGATCCCCTATGGCCAATGCCTCTCACTCTattgctctctctctctgtacCCCCCGCGGTGCCAGACCAAGGATCCCCAGGGATAGCACATGCCCGCTTCTGCCCTGCCGTGGTCAGCGTCTCCTGCGCAGTGTCCATTCCGTCCACTCTGCTGGGCCACCTCCTCCTGTGTGTGCAGCCGGTCGCGtcccccgcccgccccccgcATGCTTGGCGCGCGTGTGCTCCACAGGTGCATGCCGGCAGCGCGGGGGGGCCAGGGCCAGGCCCCCAGCCTCCTCTGGCCCTTAccgtgtgtgctgctgcaggtgggagaGCTGGCGGAAGGCCTTCTGGCAGTAGCGGCAGGTGTAGGGCTTGGCCCCCGAGTGGATGCGGAGGTGCTGGGCCAGGTAGGATGTGTTGGCGAAGCTCTTGGAGCAGTGAGGACACTTGTGCGGCTTGACAATCGCCGTGTGGAGCTTGGAGTGGATCCTgccgaagaggaggaggagcagcagcagttggaCACGACCGCCATCTGGCTAGTGCTGACGGAATGAGGGCACAAAGGGGGTGGGACAGCACCACTATCTGCTACACAGAGGAACTCCAATATGGCATGAGCTCACTCAGCCTCAAACCGTGCTCCCCTTGGATTCAAGAGCCTGTGGTCTGTCCGCACCGGGGGAGGATCCAGAGAGAGAAACTATAGAGTTTGGACTGAGGGGcattggcagagctgtgtgtggaaAGCCTATGGCTGAAATAACAGGGGGCTGCAAGCGTGGACTGAGTTGTTTGGCAGAACTACGCTGGGGTGACAGGGAACAGATCTTCTATGTGTCCTTTACTCTAGTGCTGGCAAAACCAGCCCTACCTTTTGTCAGATGACGTTGTTCCATTGCAGACACCCCTCAAAGTAACATTAACCTCTGCACACACCCAGCCCCTCACAGCAAGCAACAGGTCTTAACGTGTCAGATACCACGACTGCTGGTTGGTTGTGTCTGAGACGTGACCAGCCCACAGAAATCAGCAAGGTCTCCCCGAGCAGTCACCCACGGAGGGTGCCCACTCACAGCATGCTGGGATGACAGCAACATGCAGTGCTGAAGGCCCCCAGCCTCCTCTGGCCCTTAccgtgtgtgctgctgcaggtgggagaGCTGGCGGAAGGCCTTCTGGCAGTAGCTGCATGTGTAGGGCTTGGCCCCTGAGTGGATGCGAATGTGCTGGGCCAGGTAGGAGCTGTTGGCGAAGCTCTTGGAGCAGTGAGGACACTTGTGTGGCTTTGTCTCCGTATGGGACTTGGAGTGGATCTGCATCTCCGACTTGGAGTAGAAGGTCAGCGAACACATCCGGCACCTGGGACCGGGGTGAGGGGAAGAGACAGTGTCATATGGGGGCAAGCCCCAATATCTATCAACTCTAACTGGAAGGGCTCATCCACACTGAGTGAATATGGGATATTTTCTTACTATGAGGTTCTGGGGAGGTTTCACCTGGGACATTGTGCTCAGCTGCAAGTGCTCCAGTCCCAGAGGAACAATCTTAAGCTAGGAACTGGCAGAAGAGACCAAACTATACTTCGCAGCCATACAAGTGAAGGTCTTGGGAGAATCAAAGAGATTAATTTATTGTGCTTACAAGGAAGACAGGGCAGCACTTTGGAAGTTTTTCTACAGCCATCTGAAGGGGACAGGAACAACAACTCCCagacaaaaaacattttgttcatctattatttatttcagccAAAAAAGTTGGAAAACCTGAAAATCCCAGGTTAACGTTCATCCTCATTATAAAAGTTAATTCCATGTACTGCAAAGTCTGCAAAAGCAGTTATGACAAAACCATTTAATTCTGCTCCCATTTTTGGAGAAGACATGTTTACGAAGACAATGCTGGAAGTAACAACAGTGCTGCCTTCCTAGTGAGTCTCAAAAGATGTTCTGCATACCAGATCAGATATTTCACTGGTCTAATTGGCTTTCACCGTTTCTATCTCAGtgatgttttgaaatgttttgtctgGGAGTTTGGACCCATCTGTTCCCACAATGATCAGAAGCATGTTTGATAACACAGACTCTTTGAACAGGGAGAAGCAGTGGGCAACTATCTCCAATGGATGCTGATGTTAAAAAACATGCCTCCACCATAACACCAGGTTAAGAGAAGATTGTACTTTTATAAAATTAAAGGTGGTAATTGTGGTTAATAAAGTGACAGAGAGCTAGAGACTACATCCAAGTTACTGAAGGTTATCATCTTCCCACAGAAGTGCACGCCAACAAGTGGCAGACTTAAGGTTTCTCTGAACTAAAAGTTTTTCCACTTGCAGACTTCTCAATTAAACAAGACAAAATGGAACCTGCACTTGGAACTTCCAGGGTCACACCCGAGGGAAAAATTCCACCTACAAGACCTCTGTTCAACCTGTTG encodes:
- the ZNF384 gene encoding zinc finger protein 384 isoform X1, with product MWDSYRAIGRVACRVLVKMEESHFNSSPYFWPAVPTVSGQIDNTMFINKMKEQLLPTEKGCSLAPPHYPALLTVPTSVALPTGIAMDSDTKPEQLTPHSQAPVTQNITVVPVQSAGLMTAGPGLVITSPSGSLVTTASSAQTFPISAPMIVSALPPGSQAALQVVPDLTKKGTTTLSEGGGGGGGGGVAPKPPRGRKKKRLQESGLPEMSDPFVLSNEDDEDQHKDGKTYSSVSSGTNEAWFPAALSCVDSLMSNQGCRMCSLTFYSKSEMQIHSKSHTETKPHKCPHCSKSFANSSYLAQHIRIHSGAKPYTCSYCQKAFRQLSHLQQHTRIHSKLHTAIVKPHKCPHCSKSFANTSYLAQHLRIHSGAKPYTCRYCQKAFRQLSHLQQHTRIHTGDRPYKCAHPGCEKAFTQLSNLQSHRRQHNKDKPFKCHNCHRAYTDAASLEVHLATHTVKHAKVYTCSICSRAYTSETYLMKHMRKHNIPDPQQQVVQAQAQASQQQQHFQPQGGGAAGGPSGDTNQPNPPPQCSFDLTPYKTSEHHKDICLTVSTSAIQVEHLSSS
- the ZNF384 gene encoding zinc finger protein 384 isoform X3, giving the protein MWDSYRAIGRVACRVLVKMEESHFNSSPYFWPAVPTVSGQIDNTMFINKMKEQLLPTEKGCSLAPPHYPALLTVPTSVALPTGIAMDSDTKPEQLTPHSQAPVTQNITVVPVQSAGLMTAGPGLVITSPSGSLVTTASSAQTFPISAPMIVSALPPGSQAALQVVPDLTKKGTTTLSEGGGGGGGGGVAPKPPRGRKKKRLQESGLPEMSDPFVLSNEDDEDQHKDGKTYRCRMCSLTFYSKSEMQIHSKSHTETKPHKCPHCSKSFANSSYLAQHIRIHSGAKPYTCSYCQKAFRQLSHLQQHTRIHSKLHTAIVKPHKCPHCSKSFANTSYLAQHLRIHSGAKPYTCRYCQKAFRQLSHLQQHTRIHTGDRPYKCAHPGCEKAFTQLSNLQSHRRQHNKDKPFKCHNCHRAYTDAASLEVHLATHTVKHAKVYTCSICSRAYTSETYLMKHMRKHNIPDPQQQVVQAQAQASQQQQHFQPQGGGAAGGPSGDTNQPNPPPQCSFDLTPYKTSEHHKDICLTVSTSAIQVEHLSSS
- the ZNF384 gene encoding zinc finger protein 384 isoform X2 gives rise to the protein MEESHFNSSPYFWPAVPTVSGQIDNTMFINKMKEQLLPTEKGCSLAPPHYPALLTVPTSVALPTGIAMDSDTKPEQLTPHSQAPVTQNITVVPVQSAGLMTAGPGLVITSPSGSLVTTASSAQTFPISAPMIVSALPPGSQAALQVVPDLTKKGTTTLSEGGGGGGGGGVAPKPPRGRKKKRLQESGLPEMSDPFVLSNEDDEDQHKDGKTYSSVSSGTNEAWFPAALSCVDSLMSNQGCRMCSLTFYSKSEMQIHSKSHTETKPHKCPHCSKSFANSSYLAQHIRIHSGAKPYTCSYCQKAFRQLSHLQQHTRIHSKLHTAIVKPHKCPHCSKSFANTSYLAQHLRIHSGAKPYTCRYCQKAFRQLSHLQQHTRIHTGDRPYKCAHPGCEKAFTQLSNLQSHRRQHNKDKPFKCHNCHRAYTDAASLEVHLATHTVKHAKVYTCSICSRAYTSETYLMKHMRKHNIPDPQQQVVQAQAQASQQQQHFQPQGGGAAGGPSGDTNQPNPPPQCSFDLTPYKTSEHHKDICLTVSTSAIQVEHLSSS